Proteins found in one Planctomycetaceae bacterium genomic segment:
- a CDS encoding sulfatase yields MRILYLDIDTLRPDHLACYGYLRNTSPNIDRIAAQGVRYDHCYVSDAPCLPSRAAMFTGRFGIHSGVVNHGGLAADPFPIGRDRNFNTQGQHPGLISALRRTGLHPVSFSPFAERHSAWWFYEGWREMTNPGKCGGESADEIVPAAMRWLGENARRDDWMVHINIWDPHTPYRSPEDFGNPFAGLPIDGWYSEDLRRRQWESFGPGGPQDPGGGWGLFDFSRYARMCNQIASMDDYRTWIDGYDCGIAYADAWCGRVLNLLADQGVLDETVVVITSDHGEAFGELGVIGDHATADMATSRVPMIVRWPGLPGGRVDAGLYNQCDIGATLVELAGGQTPAHWDGRSFAGEFKSGRRGGRDTVVMSQCCWSCQRSVRWDDWLYIRTYHSGLKNLPERMLFNVAADPHELHDLATQRADLVARGQTLLDQWHDQMMSTSQGHVDPLQTVLAEGGPYHTRPHLERYCQRLRETGRSHHADFLQRHPTGLV; encoded by the coding sequence ATGCGAATTCTCTATCTCGACATCGACACATTGCGGCCGGACCATCTGGCCTGCTATGGGTATCTGCGGAACACCTCGCCGAATATTGACCGCATCGCCGCACAGGGCGTGCGGTACGATCACTGCTACGTCAGCGACGCGCCGTGCCTGCCCAGCCGCGCGGCCATGTTCACCGGGCGGTTCGGCATCCACAGCGGCGTGGTGAATCACGGCGGTCTGGCGGCTGATCCTTTCCCGATCGGGCGCGACCGCAATTTCAACACGCAGGGCCAGCATCCGGGGCTGATCTCGGCGCTGCGGCGGACGGGGCTGCACCCGGTGAGCTTCAGCCCCTTCGCCGAGCGGCACAGCGCGTGGTGGTTCTACGAGGGTTGGCGCGAGATGACCAACCCCGGCAAGTGCGGCGGCGAGTCGGCCGACGAGATCGTGCCGGCGGCGATGCGGTGGCTGGGCGAGAACGCCCGGCGCGACGACTGGATGGTACACATCAACATCTGGGACCCGCACACGCCGTATCGGAGCCCGGAGGATTTCGGCAACCCCTTCGCCGGCCTGCCCATTGACGGCTGGTACAGCGAGGACCTTCGCCGGCGGCAGTGGGAGAGTTTCGGTCCGGGCGGTCCTCAGGACCCCGGCGGCGGGTGGGGCCTGTTCGATTTCTCGCGCTACGCCCGCATGTGCAATCAGATCGCCTCGATGGATGACTACCGAACGTGGATCGACGGCTACGACTGCGGCATCGCCTATGCCGACGCCTGGTGCGGGCGGGTGCTGAACCTGCTGGCCGACCAGGGCGTCCTCGACGAGACGGTCGTCGTGATCACTTCAGATCACGGCGAGGCGTTCGGCGAACTGGGCGTCATCGGCGACCACGCCACGGCCGACATGGCCACCTCGCGCGTGCCGATGATCGTTCGCTGGCCGGGCCTGCCGGGCGGGCGAGTCGACGCCGGGCTGTACAACCAATGCGACATCGGCGCCACGCTGGTGGAGTTGGCCGGGGGACAAACGCCGGCCCACTGGGACGGACGCAGCTTCGCCGGCGAGTTCAAGAGCGGCCGCCGCGGCGGGCGCGACACCGTCGTCATGAGCCAGTGCTGCTGGAGCTGCCAGCGGTCCGTGCGATGGGACGACTGGCTCTACATCCGCACGTATCACAGCGGCCTCAAGAACCTGCCCGAGCGAATGCTGTTCAACGTGGCCGCCGACCCGCACGAATTGCACGACCTGGCGACCCAGCGGGCGGACCTGGTCGCCCGCGGCCAGACCCTGCTCGACCAGTGGCACGATCAAATGATGAGCACCTCACAGGGCCATGTCGATCCGCTGCAGACCGTGCTGGCTGAAGGCGGCCCGTACCACACGCGGCCGCACCTGGAGCGGTACTGCCAGCGCCTGCGCGAGACGGGGCGATCGCACCACGCCGACTTCCTGCAGCGCCATCCGACAGGGTTGGTCTGA